One genomic segment of Profundibacter amoris includes these proteins:
- a CDS encoding lipocalin family protein: MHRLIFTLLFAITACAPVAGYRDLSARITSVALFDPSLFKGDWVVVASYDPALCGVRAGITPQGFYWVERNCNGEENHSIAPVTGPGRFTPKGGAHKGREHWVMWVDQTYRTAVIGSVDGSFAMVLNRDQHIPPDRMQAAREILDWNGYDLGRLIIKQ, from the coding sequence TTGCATCGACTGATTTTCACCCTCTTGTTCGCAATCACGGCCTGTGCGCCCGTCGCGGGGTATCGGGATCTTTCCGCGCGGATCACCTCGGTTGCGCTGTTTGATCCGTCTCTGTTCAAAGGGGACTGGGTGGTGGTGGCCAGTTATGATCCGGCCTTGTGCGGGGTGCGGGCCGGCATAACACCGCAAGGGTTTTACTGGGTTGAACGCAATTGCAACGGGGAAGAAAACCACAGCATTGCCCCTGTCACCGGACCGGGACGGTTCACGCCAAAGGGCGGGGCGCACAAGGGCCGTGAACATTGGGTGATGTGGGTGGACCAGACCTATCGCACTGCGGTGATTGGCTCGGTGGATGGCAGTTTTGCGATGGTGTTGAACAGGGATCAACACATTCCGCCCGACCGGATGCAGGCGGCGCGTGAAATTCTGGACTGGAACGGCTATGATCTGGGCCGGTTGATTATTAAACAATAG
- a CDS encoding DMT family transporter, whose amino-acid sequence MELWIPVTIAAAFSQNLRFMLQKHLKSTRLSVAGATFARFLYSAPLVALIVVIYMRLRGFDLPPVQPVFGAYVVIGGLGQIIGTMCVVALFSQRNFAVGLTFKNTEVILSALVGFIVLGEGLSLWGVLAIVIGFVGLILLSDAPGNSGPLLRRIFNPAAGLGLLSGLSFAVSAVAYRGGVLALGDGDTFLRANLTLAVVTAFQSVVLAVWLLARERGQITRVLAAWRVAGLMGIMSMVGSLCWFTAFALQTVAYVKGLGQVELLFGALASYFYFKERSTWREVAGIVILLVSILLLVLVI is encoded by the coding sequence ATGGAACTCTGGATCCCTGTCACCATCGCGGCTGCTTTTTCGCAGAACCTGCGGTTCATGCTGCAAAAGCACCTGAAATCGACACGCTTGTCGGTGGCAGGGGCGACATTCGCGCGTTTCCTCTATTCCGCACCGCTGGTGGCGCTGATTGTGGTGATCTACATGCGGCTGCGCGGGTTCGACCTGCCGCCGGTCCAGCCGGTGTTCGGGGCCTATGTGGTGATCGGGGGCCTTGGACAGATCATCGGCACGATGTGTGTTGTGGCCCTGTTTTCGCAACGCAATTTTGCGGTCGGGCTGACCTTCAAGAACACCGAAGTGATCCTGTCGGCGCTGGTCGGGTTTATCGTGCTGGGCGAAGGGCTGTCGCTGTGGGGCGTGCTGGCGATTGTGATCGGCTTTGTCGGGTTGATCCTGTTGTCGGATGCGCCGGGCAACAGCGGCCCGTTGCTGCGCCGCATCTTCAACCCTGCGGCCGGTCTGGGCCTGCTGTCGGGCCTGTCCTTTGCCGTATCCGCCGTGGCCTATCGCGGCGGGGTGCTGGCACTGGGGGATGGGGACACATTCCTGCGGGCCAATCTGACATTGGCGGTGGTCACGGCGTTTCAAAGCGTTGTGCTGGCGGTCTGGTTGCTGGCGCGCGAACGCGGGCAGATCACGCGGGTGCTGGCGGCGTGGCGGGTTGCGGGGCTGATGGGGATCATGTCGATGGTCGGCAGCCTGTGCTGGTTCACCGCTTTTGCCCTGCAAACCGTGGCCTATGTAAAAGGGCTGGGACAGGTGGAACTGCTGTTCGGGGCGCTGGCGTCCTATTTCTACTTCAAGGAACGCAGTACCTGGCGCGAGGTGGCGGGGATCGTGATCCTGCTGGTGTCGATCCTGCTGCTGGTGCTGGTGATTTAG
- a CDS encoding YceI family protein: protein MSRIFLSLVFLVSTLLAAHAKPVRYLLEANKSSVGFVYHFNGAPTKGTMPVTSADLTIDFAALHKTTVRISLNVRKARAGFIFATQALREKSVLDVANHPQIRFSSTKVSRTATGARVVGMVTIRGVTNPLTLNAVFYRQKGSAPKDLSKLSILLTGSISRLAFGAAGYPKLVGDRIDLRILARIRQME, encoded by the coding sequence ATGTCCCGAATATTTCTTAGTCTGGTCTTTTTGGTTTCAACCCTGCTTGCCGCACACGCAAAACCGGTGCGATATCTGCTGGAAGCCAACAAATCCTCGGTCGGGTTTGTCTATCATTTCAACGGCGCCCCGACAAAAGGCACGATGCCGGTGACCAGTGCCGATCTGACGATTGATTTTGCTGCCTTGCACAAAACCACAGTGCGCATATCGCTTAATGTCAGAAAAGCGCGGGCCGGTTTTATCTTTGCCACCCAGGCCTTGCGCGAAAAATCTGTGCTGGATGTCGCCAATCATCCGCAAATCCGGTTTTCCAGCACCAAGGTATCGCGAACAGCCACAGGGGCACGGGTTGTGGGGATGGTCACCATCCGGGGGGTGACAAACCCCCTGACCCTGAACGCCGTGTTTTACCGCCAGAAAGGCAGTGCGCCAAAGGATCTGTCGAAACTGTCGATCCTGCTGACCGGTTCAATCTCGCGTTTGGCCTTCGGGGCAGCGGGATATCCGAAACTGGTTGGCGACCGGATTGATCTGCGGATACTGGCGCGGATCCGGCAAATGGAATAG
- a CDS encoding 3-hydroxyacyl-CoA dehydrogenase NAD-binding domain-containing protein, producing the protein MKQTVAIIGAGETGAGWAARFRVMGWDVRLFDPDDMARGLVGAVLQQARRGLPGLSDVALPETGDMVFCQTISEAVDGAVWIQECLPERLELKRKVFQKIQEHCDRRAVIASSTGTFTLAELQGCATRPEQIIAAHAIAPIYLLPLVELAVNDVNSPEVTARAKEVLQGIGMAPVDQQGEERVSVALQNALQTEADRLIAEGMATADDISDVLRYGLGLRWAASGLDASQDAVLVAMLRALKAQDAGAGAVLNRFDATQAEPVLDIKQPLPTVTRTVPLDWTDYNGHMNEVRYLQAFGDATDRFMEIIGCDADYIASGGSYFTVETHIRHLDEVHAGARIRVETQCLLGEGKKMHLFHRMYEGDRLLATGEHMLIHVSLDTRRATVPADHIAARLGQIATAHAALDLPDGAGRAVGEDR; encoded by the coding sequence ATGAAACAGACAGTGGCGATCATTGGTGCGGGGGAAACCGGCGCGGGCTGGGCGGCGCGGTTCCGGGTGATGGGCTGGGATGTGCGGCTATTCGATCCTGACGATATGGCGCGGGGGCTGGTCGGGGCGGTGTTGCAACAGGCGCGGCGCGGGTTGCCCGGATTGTCGGACGTGGCCCTGCCCGAAACGGGCGATATGGTGTTTTGCCAGACCATTTCCGAGGCGGTGGATGGCGCTGTCTGGATACAGGAATGCCTGCCCGAACGGCTGGAACTGAAGCGCAAGGTTTTCCAGAAGATACAGGAACATTGCGACAGGCGCGCGGTGATTGCCTCGTCAACGGGCACCTTTACGCTGGCCGAATTGCAGGGCTGTGCCACGCGGCCAGAACAGATCATCGCCGCCCATGCGATTGCCCCGATCTATCTGTTGCCGCTGGTGGAACTGGCCGTGAATGACGTCAATTCGCCCGAGGTAACAGCGCGGGCCAAAGAGGTGTTGCAGGGCATCGGCATGGCCCCTGTGGATCAACAGGGCGAGGAACGGGTTTCGGTGGCGCTGCAAAACGCGCTGCAAACCGAGGCTGACCGGCTGATCGCCGAGGGCATGGCCACAGCGGATGACATTTCGGATGTGCTGCGCTACGGCCTTGGCCTGCGCTGGGCCGCATCGGGGCTGGATGCGTCACAGGACGCGGTTCTGGTGGCCATGTTGCGTGCGCTCAAGGCGCAGGATGCGGGGGCAGGGGCGGTGCTGAACCGCTTTGACGCGACACAGGCGGAACCGGTGCTGGATATCAAACAGCCCCTCCCGACCGTCACCCGCACCGTGCCGCTGGACTGGACCGATTATAACGGCCACATGAACGAGGTACGCTATTTACAGGCCTTTGGCGATGCCACCGACCGGTTTATGGAAATTATTGGCTGTGACGCGGATTACATCGCCTCGGGCGGCAGCTATTTCACCGTGGAAACCCATATCCGCCATCTGGACGAAGTCCACGCCGGCGCGCGCATCAGGGTGGAAACCCAATGCCTGCTGGGCGAAGGCAAAAAGATGCATCTGTTTCACCGGATGTATGAGGGGGACCGGTTGCTGGCCACGGGCGAACATATGCTGATCCATGTTAGTCTGGACACGCGGCGGGCGACGGTGCCGGCAGACCATATCGCGGCCCGTCTGGGCCAGATTGCAACGGCGCACGCGGCGCTGGACCTACCCGATGGTGCAGGGCGTGCGGTTGGGGAGGATAGATGA
- a CDS encoding helix-turn-helix domain-containing protein has translation MQNKTDKRARAALFRTRLAQALDHSGMSRSALSRAVGVDRSTISQLLKGQGTRLPNAQVVGECAAALGVSADWLLGLAEHPEMAVDLLASAMSITPASRALVDAEIFNWHQEAAGYKIRHVPATLPDMLKTPDLLAWEYEPQLGRSPEQATGAATDLLDWMRNSSSDYEIALPLHELTSFARGEGYYTGLPAGIRRAQIDRMLELHDQLYPSLRLFLFDARRLFSAPISIFGPLLAVIYLGRNYLAFRDKERVQGLIGHFDWLVRESVVSPRDVPEYLRGLRGEIG, from the coding sequence ATCCAGAATAAAACCGACAAACGCGCCCGCGCCGCCCTATTTCGCACCCGTCTGGCGCAGGCGCTGGACCATAGCGGGATGTCCCGCAGTGCCCTGTCACGGGCGGTGGGGGTGGATCGCTCGACCATCTCGCAGTTGCTGAAAGGGCAAGGCACCCGCCTGCCCAATGCGCAGGTGGTCGGGGAATGCGCCGCCGCACTCGGGGTGTCGGCGGACTGGTTGCTGGGGCTGGCGGAGCATCCGGAAATGGCGGTCGATCTGCTGGCCTCGGCAATGAGCATCACGCCCGCCTCGCGCGCGCTGGTGGATGCGGAAATCTTCAACTGGCACCAAGAGGCCGCGGGTTACAAAATCCGCCACGTTCCGGCCACCCTGCCCGACATGCTGAAAACGCCCGACTTGCTGGCCTGGGAATACGAGCCGCAACTGGGCCGCTCGCCCGAACAGGCCACGGGCGCGGCCACCGATCTGCTGGACTGGATGCGCAACTCATCCTCGGATTACGAAATCGCCCTGCCCCTGCACGAACTCACATCCTTTGCCCGTGGCGAGGGGTATTACACCGGCCTGCCCGCCGGTATCCGCCGCGCCCAGATCGACCGGATGCTGGAGTTGCACGACCAGCTATACCCGTCCTTGCGGCTGTTCCTGTTTGACGCGCGGCGCCTGTTCTCCGCCCCGATCAGCATCTTTGGCCCTTTACTGGCCGTAATCTATCTGGGCCGAAATTATCTGGCGTTTCGCGACAAGGAAAGGGTGCAGGGGCTGATCGGCCATTTCGACTGGCTGGTGCGCGAAAGTGTGGTGTCGCCCCGCGATGTGCCCGAGTATTTGCGGGGCTTGCGGGGGGAGATTGGGTGA
- a CDS encoding DUF1810 domain-containing protein: protein METHYDFDRFVSAQDAVYDSVLAELEKGRKASHWMWYIFPQLEGLGRSQTSQFYGIADRDEAAAYLAHPVLGKRLIQCTKLAIKHRADGAETVFGGMDALKFHSSITLFSRVKGSSPVFESALFGFFGGIGDQQTLRMLRIAYIESLDG from the coding sequence ATGGAAACGCATTACGATTTTGACCGCTTCGTTTCGGCGCAGGACGCTGTTTATGACTCTGTGCTGGCCGAGTTGGAAAAGGGCCGCAAGGCAAGCCACTGGATGTGGTATATTTTCCCGCAGCTAGAGGGGTTGGGGCGCAGCCAGACCTCGCAATTCTACGGCATCGCGGATCGGGACGAGGCAGCGGCCTATCTGGCGCATCCCGTGTTGGGCAAGCGGCTGATCCAGTGCACCAAACTGGCGATCAAACACCGCGCCGACGGGGCCGAGACGGTGTTCGGCGGGATGGATGCGTTGAAGTTCCATTCCTCGATCACGCTGTTTTCAAGGGTCAAAGGGTCAAGTCCGGTATTTGAATCCGCCCTGTTCGGATTTTTCGGCGGTATTGGCGATCAGCAAACCCTGCGGATGCTGCGGATTGCCTATATTGAATCGCTGGATGGGTAA
- a CDS encoding MFS transporter has product MRLMISFAALFLSVILLQLSSGGVGPLDAISGLKLGFTTAQVGFLGSAHFFGFFIGCWWAPRLMGSIGHSRAFAAFTATGAIGLLAHMLIIDAMAWAIMRIATGLCVAGSYTVIESWMQAKVTNEIRGQAMGGYRMVDMGGSLAAQLMIGVLEPASYVSYNLLALLCCAAILPLTLTKASPPKTPAAPRLRPKLAFAKSPLAAAGVVVAGLTSAAFRMVGPIYGQEVGLQLNQIGLFLAAFVLGGALAQYPIGWLADKFDRRWILIWLSVAAIGSCAITVSMSGSGTAMVMATAVLFGFTTFPIFSVAAAHAHDFASTEERVELSAALMFFYAIGAIASPLIASSLINAYGPASLFIFLAAGHGVLIIFGLSRMNVRPTRKRRTPYVYAPRTSFLIGRLLRKQRDKR; this is encoded by the coding sequence ATGCGCTTGATGATCTCCTTTGCCGCCCTGTTTCTGTCTGTGATCCTGTTGCAGTTGTCCTCGGGCGGCGTGGGGCCGCTGGATGCCATTTCGGGGCTAAAGCTGGGCTTTACCACGGCACAGGTCGGCTTTCTTGGATCGGCGCATTTCTTTGGTTTTTTCATCGGTTGCTGGTGGGCACCGCGCTTGATGGGCAGCATCGGCCATTCCCGCGCCTTTGCCGCCTTTACGGCCACCGGAGCCATTGGTTTGCTTGCGCATATGCTGATCATAGATGCGATGGCATGGGCCATCATGCGGATCGCCACCGGCCTGTGCGTGGCCGGAAGCTATACCGTGATCGAAAGCTGGATGCAGGCCAAGGTGACCAATGAAATCCGCGGGCAGGCGATGGGCGGCTACCGGATGGTCGATATGGGAGGATCACTGGCCGCGCAGTTGATGATCGGGGTGCTGGAGCCTGCCAGTTATGTGTCCTACAACCTGCTGGCCCTACTGTGCTGTGCCGCCATCCTGCCGCTGACCCTGACCAAAGCCAGCCCGCCTAAAACCCCCGCAGCCCCGCGCCTGCGCCCTAAACTGGCCTTTGCCAAATCGCCACTGGCCGCCGCCGGTGTTGTGGTCGCCGGCCTGACCAGCGCCGCCTTTCGCATGGTTGGCCCGATTTACGGCCAAGAGGTTGGCTTGCAGTTAAACCAGATCGGTCTGTTTCTGGCGGCTTTCGTGTTGGGCGGGGCGCTGGCGCAATATCCGATCGGCTGGCTGGCCGATAAATTCGACCGCCGCTGGATCCTGATCTGGCTGTCTGTTGCGGCCATCGGCAGTTGCGCCATCACGGTCAGCATGTCGGGCTCCGGCACCGCGATGGTCATGGCCACCGCCGTGTTGTTCGGCTTTACCACCTTCCCGATCTTTTCGGTCGCCGCGGCCCACGCCCATGATTTTGCCAGCACCGAGGAACGGGTCGAACTGTCGGCCGCGCTGATGTTTTTCTATGCCATCGGCGCCATCGCCAGCCCGCTGATCGCCTCCAGCCTGATCAACGCCTACGGCCCCGCATCGCTGTTCATCTTTCTGGCGGCCGGGCACGGGGTGCTGATCATATTCGGCCTGAGCCGGATGAACGTACGCCCGACCCGCAAGCGGCGCACCCCCTATGTTTACGCCCCGCGCACATCGTTCCTGATTGGCCGCCTGCTGCGCAAACAGAGGGATAAACGCTAA
- a CDS encoding DsrE family protein — protein MKTILTAILLFLTINGAAIAEGVKHFVAIHVNQNDPKVMNMALNNVMNVAKYYESKGDTVEIELVAYGPGLNMFVEGKSPVADRISVLSLQLENLSFSACGNTHRKMIEKTGGPVPLMSEATVVPSGVVRLIELQEQGYAYVRP, from the coding sequence ATGAAGACAATACTCACAGCAATATTACTATTCTTGACTATAAATGGCGCAGCTATTGCCGAAGGCGTCAAGCATTTCGTCGCCATTCATGTGAACCAGAACGATCCCAAGGTGATGAATATGGCGCTAAATAACGTCATGAACGTCGCTAAATATTACGAATCCAAAGGCGATACCGTTGAAATCGAACTGGTGGCCTATGGCCCCGGCCTGAATATGTTTGTCGAGGGCAAAAGCCCGGTGGCGGACCGGATATCGGTTTTGTCCCTGCAACTGGAAAACCTGTCGTTTTCCGCTTGTGGCAATACCCACCGCAAAATGATCGAGAAAACCGGCGGCCCTGTGCCTTTGATGTCCGAGGCCACAGTCGTGCCATCGGGCGTCGTGCGGCTGATCGAATTGCAGGAACAGGGCTATGCCTATGTGCGCCCATAA
- a CDS encoding aldo/keto reductase — MRMNELGRAGLKVSELCLGSMTWGTQNTMDAGHAQIDMALDHGINFVDTAEMYPVNPVAAEHAGRTEEIIGEWFARTGRRGDVVLASKITGNNGGFVRDGEDISSGAIVRALEGSLKRLQTDYIDLYQLHWPNRGSYHFRKHWEFDPSGQNREETIAHIHDVLGELQRQVEAGKIRHVGLSNESAWGLAQWICASDAGAGPRMVSIQNEYSLLCRLFDTDLAEASVNEDVGLLAFSPLATGLLTGKYRPDVTPEGSRRTINTTLSGRITDRVWGAIDAYEGIAERHGLNIAQMALAWCATRPFMTSVIFGATSLDQVKLALGAADITLSDEILAEINTAHKAHPLPY, encoded by the coding sequence ATGCGCATGAATGAACTGGGCCGCGCCGGCCTGAAGGTAAGCGAACTTTGCCTTGGCTCGATGACATGGGGCACACAGAACACCATGGACGCGGGGCACGCCCAGATCGACATGGCGCTGGATCACGGCATCAATTTTGTCGATACGGCGGAAATGTATCCGGTCAATCCGGTAGCCGCCGAGCATGCGGGCAGAACCGAGGAAATCATCGGTGAATGGTTTGCCCGAACGGGGCGGCGCGGTGATGTGGTTCTGGCCAGCAAGATCACCGGCAACAACGGCGGTTTTGTGCGCGATGGCGAGGATATTTCCTCAGGCGCCATTGTGCGGGCGCTGGAGGGGTCGCTAAAGCGGCTGCAAACCGATTACATCGACCTTTACCAGTTGCACTGGCCCAACCGCGGCTCTTACCATTTCCGCAAACATTGGGAATTCGACCCCTCGGGCCAGAACCGCGAAGAAACCATTGCCCATATCCACGATGTTCTGGGCGAATTGCAGCGTCAGGTGGAGGCCGGCAAAATCCGCCATGTGGGCCTGTCGAACGAAAGTGCCTGGGGGCTGGCGCAGTGGATTTGTGCCAGCGATGCCGGCGCGGGGCCGCGCATGGTGTCGATCCAGAACGAATATTCCCTGCTGTGCCGCCTGTTCGATACCGATCTGGCCGAGGCAAGCGTGAACGAAGACGTTGGCCTTCTGGCCTTTTCACCGCTGGCAACGGGCCTTCTGACGGGTAAATACAGGCCCGATGTCACGCCAGAAGGATCACGCCGCACCATCAACACAACCCTGAGCGGGCGCATCACCGACCGTGTCTGGGGGGCGATTGACGCCTATGAGGGTATTGCCGAACGCCACGGGCTGAATATCGCGCAAATGGCGCTGGCGTGGTGTGCAACACGGCCCTTTATGACCTCGGTGATTTTCGGGGCGACGTCGCTGGATCAGGTGAAACTGGCGCTGGGCGCTGCGGATATCACCCTGAGTGACGAGATTCTGGCGGAAATCAACACAGCCCACAAGGCGCACCCGTTACCCTATTGA
- the lepB gene encoding signal peptidase I codes for MFMKQFLSIGLFCIALFIPFTANALCICLECAWKPKRHFIIESEHMKPNLKTGDCVIFDLVQTSPPAIKRGDIIVFDHPVNRGASFVSRIIGLSGDAIQMKDGVVWLNNAPLPQKSLGTIEEVFVRNEISGMYPRCSNNPKVGGVCKLNQFEETLPDGTQYTILDVAKQFLDNTREFTIPDGHIFLLGDHRDNSADSRIASSAGGFGFVPVGNIIGVLNDLP; via the coding sequence ATGTTTATGAAACAGTTCCTATCTATTGGTCTCTTTTGCATCGCGCTATTCATCCCTTTCACGGCGAATGCTCTTTGTATCTGCCTTGAATGCGCGTGGAAACCCAAGCGCCATTTCATCATTGAATCTGAACACATGAAACCGAACCTCAAAACAGGGGATTGTGTTATTTTCGATCTTGTCCAAACATCGCCACCTGCGATTAAACGCGGAGATATAATTGTATTTGATCACCCTGTGAATCGCGGGGCTTCCTTTGTTAGCAGAATAATCGGCCTGTCTGGTGATGCAATCCAGATGAAAGATGGTGTTGTATGGCTGAACAACGCGCCTCTACCGCAAAAGAGCTTGGGAACTATCGAAGAAGTATTTGTGCGAAACGAGATATCAGGGATGTATCCCCGCTGCTCGAATAATCCTAAGGTTGGCGGCGTATGTAAACTAAACCAGTTTGAAGAAACACTTCCCGACGGCACACAATATACCATTTTAGATGTGGCAAAGCAGTTTTTGGACAATACGCGGGAATTCACCATCCCTGACGGCCACATTTTTTTACTTGGTGATCACCGTGATAACTCTGCCGATAGCCGGATAGCATCATCGGCAGGTGGTTTTGGCTTTGTCCCAGTCGGAAATATTATCGGGGTTCTAAATGACCTTCCCTGA
- a CDS encoding heavy metal translocating P-type ATPase produces MERDSILQGQDMATEAKKTELVIDGMDCASCVNKIEGVVCKLPGIENVSLNYTNQKLKFNLQDGFDEVGHVITAIEKLGYKVAKPQTDAPQTETRWWQTGKGRLVIFSGAMLALAVVLSLVLPDYADYVYAFAALVALAPLAKKAVMGAVAGQPFTIETLVTIAVIGAIVINEAPEAAVVVFLFLIGELLEMMAAAKARSSVQALANLVPKSAFLVVGDGSREVAADSLEIGDVIEVRPGGRVPADGVICEGQTSIDEAAVTGESMPKRKGVGDGVYAGSINADGVIRVTVEKGAENNMIARILQMVEDAEASKAPTARFIDDFSRYYTPGVIVVAALIAIIPPLAFGAEWDAWIYKGLAILLIGCPCALVLSTPAAITSGISSGARQGLLVKGGAVLEAIGKVAQVAFDKTGTLTRGKPAVTDVRVFSGDEDQMLALAGSVEAGSSHPLAVAIVDEVAARGVKLKKATASEALSGRGVQAKVGGKLVTIASPRYGQEIAGFTKEQEDEIAALEGDGKTVAVVIVDSELSGLFALRDELRKDARDAMRELADMNVRTVMLTGDNARTGAALAKQLGIEVKSELLPQDKLDQIEALKAQGNIAMVGDGINDAPALARSDVGIAMGGGTDVALETADAALLHERVRDVPALIALSRATMANIHQNISIALGLKAVFLVTTLLGVTSLWMAILADTGATVLVTINALRLLRYKFVK; encoded by the coding sequence ATGGAACGTGATTCCATTTTGCAAGGACAGGATATGGCGACCGAGGCGAAAAAGACCGAACTGGTGATTGACGGCATGGATTGCGCAAGCTGCGTGAACAAGATCGAAGGCGTGGTGTGCAAGCTGCCGGGGATCGAAAATGTATCCCTGAACTACACAAACCAGAAACTGAAATTCAATTTACAGGACGGGTTCGATGAGGTCGGCCATGTGATCACGGCAATTGAGAAGCTGGGCTATAAGGTGGCCAAACCGCAAACCGATGCGCCGCAGACCGAAACGCGCTGGTGGCAGACGGGCAAAGGGCGGTTGGTGATCTTCTCGGGGGCGATGTTGGCGCTGGCGGTGGTGTTGTCGCTGGTTCTGCCGGACTATGCCGATTACGTTTACGCCTTTGCCGCGCTGGTGGCGCTGGCGCCTTTGGCGAAAAAGGCGGTGATGGGGGCGGTTGCGGGACAACCCTTTACCATTGAAACGCTGGTGACCATCGCAGTGATCGGGGCGATTGTGATTAACGAGGCCCCCGAGGCGGCCGTGGTGGTATTCCTGTTTCTGATCGGCGAATTGTTAGAGATGATGGCGGCGGCCAAGGCGCGCAGCTCGGTTCAGGCGCTGGCAAATCTGGTGCCAAAATCCGCCTTTCTGGTGGTGGGTGATGGCAGCCGCGAGGTGGCGGCGGACAGTCTGGAAATCGGCGATGTGATCGAGGTGCGCCCCGGCGGGCGGGTGCCAGCGGACGGGGTGATCTGCGAGGGGCAGACCTCGATCGACGAGGCGGCCGTGACGGGCGAATCCATGCCAAAACGCAAAGGGGTTGGTGACGGGGTTTACGCCGGATCGATCAATGCCGACGGGGTGATCCGCGTGACGGTGGAAAAAGGCGCGGAAAACAACATGATCGCGCGGATTTTGCAGATGGTCGAGGACGCCGAGGCCAGCAAGGCCCCGACCGCGCGCTTTATCGACGATTTCAGCCGCTATTACACGCCGGGTGTGATCGTGGTGGCGGCATTGATTGCCATCATCCCGCCGCTGGCCTTTGGCGCGGAGTGGGATGCGTGGATCTACAAAGGGTTGGCGATCCTGCTGATCGGCTGCCCCTGTGCGCTGGTGCTGTCCACACCTGCGGCGATCACGTCGGGCATTTCATCGGGGGCCAGACAGGGCCTGCTGGTCAAGGGCGGCGCGGTGCTCGAGGCGATCGGCAAGGTGGCGCAGGTGGCGTTTGACAAAACCGGCACGCTGACACGCGGCAAACCGGCGGTGACGGATGTGCGGGTGTTTTCGGGGGACGAGGACCAGATGCTGGCCCTTGCCGGATCGGTCGAGGCCGGGTCAAGCCATCCGTTGGCTGTGGCGATCGTTGACGAGGTTGCAGCGCGCGGCGTGAAGCTGAAAAAGGCCACCGCATCCGAGGCGTTAAGCGGGCGTGGGGTTCAGGCCAAAGTGGGGGGCAAACTGGTGACGATTGCCTCGCCGCGTTACGGGCAGGAGATTGCCGGGTTTACCAAAGAGCAAGAGGACGAGATCGCCGCGTTGGAAGGGGATGGCAAAACCGTTGCGGTGGTGATTGTCGATAGCGAGTTGTCGGGTCTGTTTGCCCTGCGGGACGAATTGCGCAAGGACGCGCGCGACGCGATGCGGGAACTGGCGGATATGAATGTGCGCACGGTGATGCTGACCGGCGACAACGCCCGCACCGGCGCGGCGCTGGCCAAACAACTGGGGATCGAGGTGAAATCCGAATTGTTGCCGCAAGACAAGCTGGACCAGATCGAGGCGCTGAAGGCGCAGGGTAATATTGCCATGGTCGGGGACGGGATCAACGATGCGCCCGCTTTGGCGCGCTCGGACGTTGGCATTGCGATGGGCGGGGGCACCGATGTGGCGCTGGAAACGGCGGATGCGGCGCTGCTGCACGAACGGGTGCGCGATGTGCCCGCGCTGATTGCCCTGTCGCGGGCAACGATGGCCAATATTCACCAGAATATCAGCATCGCGCTGGGCCTGAAGGCGGTGTTTCTGGTGACGACATTGCTGGGGGTGACATCCCTGTGGATGGCCATTCTGGCAGACACCGGCGCGACGGTGCTGGTGACGATCAACGCCTTGCGGTTGCTACGGTACAAGTTCGTTAAGTAA
- a CDS encoding DUF2061 domain-containing protein → MDTPKRTWVKAVCWQLLGLVTMSAVGYGFTGSMRVGGVMALANAAVGLMTYIGYERLWARIGWGRKGA, encoded by the coding sequence ATGGACACACCGAAACGCACATGGGTCAAGGCGGTTTGCTGGCAGTTGCTGGGACTGGTCACCATGTCGGCGGTGGGCTACGGCTTTACCGGATCCATGCGGGTTGGCGGGGTGATGGCGCTGGCCAATGCGGCGGTTGGGCTGATGACCTATATCGGGTACGAGCGTCTATGGGCGCGGATCGGTTGGGGGCGCAAGGGCGCCTGA